The following proteins come from a genomic window of Bacillus sp. Marseille-P3661:
- a CDS encoding M20 metallopeptidase family protein, which translates to MTEELAASELAGRIDNLVDKLFPRLVEIRRQLHMFPELSNMEFETTKQINSCLKEFGIEPIPHHLKTGTAADIICKVQAPMIALRADIDALPIQEESELPFRSKIDGVSHMCGHDVHTTITLGAGLVLNELKDSLPGNVRLLFQPAEETEGGATSVIADGLLNGVSSIIGLHNSPDYPVGTIGVKEGFLMASVDDFTVTIKGKGGHAAMPEKTIDPIIIGTAVVSQLQSIISRFIPAKESAVLSIGSFQAGATNNVIPDKAVLKGTVRTSNENVRQKVYELFQQIVTNTVKSMGGEVEIDYKFLIPAVINDKNVTEVVRSAAINVVGHENTVTLEPTMVGEDFAYYQKEIPGCFVWVGSRNEEKGIVNGWHHPKFMVDEDAIKIGVKWMVQSAFQLLGRNCSSH; encoded by the coding sequence ATGACTGAAGAATTAGCTGCTAGTGAATTGGCAGGACGTATAGATAATTTAGTAGACAAGTTGTTTCCTAGACTCGTCGAGATTCGGAGACAGCTACACATGTTTCCTGAACTTAGCAATATGGAATTTGAAACAACAAAACAAATCAATAGTTGTTTGAAGGAATTTGGAATAGAACCGATCCCCCACCATTTAAAAACAGGCACAGCCGCAGATATAATCTGTAAAGTCCAAGCACCAATGATTGCACTTCGAGCCGATATCGATGCATTGCCGATTCAAGAAGAATCGGAGCTGCCTTTTCGTTCGAAAATAGATGGTGTCAGTCATATGTGTGGTCACGATGTCCACACTACTATCACATTAGGTGCAGGGCTTGTTCTGAACGAACTAAAGGACTCACTACCTGGGAACGTTCGCTTGCTATTCCAACCTGCAGAAGAAACAGAAGGTGGAGCTACTTCAGTGATTGCAGACGGGCTTCTAAACGGAGTATCGTCGATAATTGGCCTACATAACTCGCCCGATTATCCTGTTGGGACGATTGGAGTCAAGGAAGGATTTTTAATGGCTAGTGTGGATGATTTTACCGTTACAATTAAAGGAAAAGGCGGACATGCTGCCATGCCTGAAAAAACAATCGATCCTATTATCATCGGTACAGCCGTTGTGAGTCAGTTGCAGTCCATAATTAGCCGTTTCATTCCTGCTAAAGAATCTGCCGTTCTAAGCATCGGTTCTTTCCAAGCTGGAGCAACAAATAATGTAATTCCAGATAAAGCAGTATTAAAGGGCACAGTTAGAACTTCCAACGAAAACGTTCGGCAAAAAGTATACGAGTTATTTCAACAAATCGTAACGAATACAGTCAAATCGATGGGTGGCGAAGTTGAAATCGATTATAAATTCCTAATCCCTGCGGTTATTAACGATAAAAACGTAACAGAGGTAGTACGTTCTGCAGCCATCAATGTCGTCGGTCATGAAAACACGGTCACGCTTGAACCTACCATGGTCGGAGAGGATTTTGCATATTACCAAAAAGAAATCCCTGGCTGTTTTGTTTGGGTCGGATCGAGAAATGAAGAAAAAGGAATCGTCAATGGCTGGCATCACCCTAAATTTATGGTAGATGAAGACGCCATTAAAATTGGCGTAAAATGGATGGTCCAATCTGCATTCCAACTTTTAGGTAGGAACTGTTCTTCTCATTGA
- a CDS encoding amino acid ABC transporter ATP-binding protein, producing MISCKNIVKSFGTLDVLKGVNLDVLQGEVVVIIGPSGSGKSTFLRCMNVLEKANSGTIIIDGKQIDSRESSLNKLRQDIGMVFQQFNLFPHMTVIENIIEAPVLLKKMSKEQAMKKGLELLQKVGLSEKANEYPNRLSGGQKQRVAIARALAMEPKIMLFDEPTSALDPELVGEVLSVMKSLAKEGMTMIVVTHEMGFAKEVADRVIFMDGGNIVEQGTPTAIFENPKHERTKEFLGHIK from the coding sequence ATGATATCATGTAAAAATATCGTAAAAAGCTTTGGTACACTTGACGTATTAAAAGGTGTAAATTTAGATGTTTTACAAGGTGAAGTCGTGGTTATCATTGGACCAAGTGGCTCTGGCAAAAGTACATTCTTGCGCTGCATGAATGTGTTAGAAAAAGCGAATAGCGGAACAATTATAATAGACGGAAAACAGATTGATTCAAGAGAATCATCTCTTAACAAACTTCGCCAGGACATCGGCATGGTTTTTCAGCAATTTAACTTGTTTCCACATATGACGGTCATCGAAAATATCATCGAAGCGCCTGTTTTACTAAAAAAAATGTCAAAAGAACAAGCTATGAAAAAAGGATTGGAGCTACTACAAAAAGTTGGTCTTTCCGAAAAAGCTAACGAATACCCAAACCGTTTATCAGGTGGTCAAAAACAGCGCGTAGCGATCGCTCGAGCGCTCGCGATGGAGCCTAAAATCATGTTGTTTGATGAACCAACATCTGCGCTTGACCCAGAATTAGTTGGTGAAGTCCTCTCTGTTATGAAAAGTTTAGCAAAAGAAGGAATGACAATGATCGTTGTCACCCACGAAATGGGCTTTGCCAAAGAAGTTGCGGATCGCGTTATTTTTATGGATGGCGGTAATATAGTCGAACAAGGTACCCCAACAGCAATTTTTGAAAATCCTAAACATGAACGTACGAAAGAATTTTTGGGACATATAAAATAA
- a CDS encoding amino acid ABC transporter permease, giving the protein MKDFLTFATTYLPYLLQGALITIEIAVIGVIFGSILGIIIGLGRLSSNRVLSQISRFYIWVVRGTPLLLQLFVIHFAIPSLFSSLTMPPFVSACIALSLNAAAYIAEIARGAIQSIDKGQMEAARSLGLSSAQAMRRIIIPQAFRRMLPPLGNEFIALIKESSLVSTIALYDLLRTGQQIISSTFKYMEVYLLVGLTYLILTTLMSYIVGKIEKKVGAYE; this is encoded by the coding sequence ATGAAAGATTTTCTTACATTTGCGACAACATATCTTCCCTACCTATTACAAGGTGCATTAATTACGATCGAAATCGCAGTCATTGGTGTTATTTTTGGAAGCATACTAGGAATAATTATCGGGCTTGGTCGCTTATCTAGTAATCGTGTCTTATCACAGATTAGTAGATTTTATATTTGGGTTGTCCGTGGTACCCCGCTATTATTACAATTATTTGTTATTCACTTTGCCATTCCATCTTTATTCAGCTCCCTTACCATGCCACCGTTTGTTTCGGCTTGCATCGCGTTATCCTTAAATGCAGCTGCCTATATTGCAGAAATCGCAAGAGGTGCGATTCAATCGATTGACAAAGGACAAATGGAAGCAGCAAGATCACTTGGTTTAAGCTCTGCACAGGCAATGCGACGCATTATTATTCCACAAGCCTTTCGCCGAATGCTACCACCACTCGGGAATGAATTTATTGCTTTAATTAAAGAATCTTCCCTAGTATCAACAATTGCTTTATATGATTTGCTCCGTACAGGGCAACAAATCATTAGCAGTACGTTCAAGTATATGGAAGTTTACCTTTTAGTAGGTTTAACCTACTTAATACTAACAACGCTCATGAGCTATATTGTTGGAAAAATAGAGAAAAAGGTAGGTGCGTATGAATGA
- a CDS encoding ABC transporter substrate-binding protein yields MKKIIMLLLMAVMAIMVSACGAEPELPAAPSNENESTEPESATGDTLAQIKEKGEITIAIDDTFPPMNFRNDKNELTGFDVELAKAVAKELGVEAKFIPTAWDGILPGLDASRYDIIMSTMNVTEERKQMVDFVEYVNLGQIVAVQSGNPLNIKSIEDLTGKVVGVQIGSTSEAAAKEIEGIKEMKTYNAYTDVFNDMGLGRLDAVVVADVVGRYYQNLKPGVFDIAGESFHKLPVGIAVRKDDNELEKALTEAVAKVKENGEFARISNEWFGADLSQQ; encoded by the coding sequence ATGAAAAAAATTATTATGTTACTACTAATGGCTGTGATGGCTATTATGGTATCAGCTTGTGGAGCTGAGCCCGAACTACCAGCAGCACCTAGTAATGAAAACGAAAGTACAGAACCAGAATCAGCAACTGGAGACACGTTAGCTCAAATTAAAGAAAAAGGGGAAATCACAATTGCAATCGATGATACATTCCCTCCTATGAATTTCCGTAATGATAAAAATGAATTAACGGGTTTTGATGTGGAGTTAGCTAAAGCCGTCGCAAAGGAACTTGGAGTGGAAGCAAAGTTTATCCCAACAGCATGGGACGGTATTCTACCAGGTCTAGATGCTAGTAGATACGATATCATCATGTCAACTATGAATGTAACTGAAGAACGAAAGCAAATGGTTGATTTCGTAGAATATGTAAATTTAGGACAAATTGTTGCGGTCCAATCAGGAAATCCATTAAATATCAAATCAATTGAAGATCTTACCGGAAAAGTAGTTGGCGTTCAAATCGGTTCAACAAGTGAAGCCGCTGCTAAAGAAATCGAAGGTATTAAAGAAATGAAAACGTACAATGCTTACACAGATGTTTTCAATGACATGGGTCTTGGTCGTTTAGATGCGGTTGTAGTAGCCGATGTAGTAGGTCGTTATTATCAAAACTTAAAACCTGGTGTATTCGATATTGCAGGTGAATCATTCCACAAACTTCCAGTTGGAATTGCAGTTCGAAAAGACGATAACGAACTAGAGAAAGCTTTAACAGAGGCAGTTGCTAAAGTTAAAGAAAATGGAGAGTTTGCTAGAATCAGTAATGAATGGTTTGGAGCAGATTTATCACAACAATAA
- a CDS encoding DoxX family membrane protein — MVVKWLRENNVAAGLLVLFRLYLGYQWIHGGWGKITGGFDASGFLQGAIGKASGDHPAVQAWWAGFLEGFALPNVDLFNVLVPWGELLVGLGLILGTFTTFAALMGSTMNFAFLFSGTVSTNAQMVLLTVFILVAGANAGKYGLDRIILPYIRRKTMNKEEKAHKVTV, encoded by the coding sequence ATGGTAGTGAAATGGTTAAGAGAAAATAATGTAGCAGCCGGTTTATTGGTATTATTTAGATTATATTTAGGTTATCAATGGATACATGGTGGATGGGGCAAAATAACAGGTGGCTTTGATGCAAGTGGATTCTTACAAGGTGCAATAGGTAAAGCAAGCGGTGATCATCCAGCCGTCCAAGCATGGTGGGCAGGATTCCTTGAAGGTTTTGCTCTTCCAAATGTTGATTTATTCAATGTTTTAGTACCTTGGGGTGAATTGTTAGTAGGTTTAGGACTTATTCTTGGAACATTTACAACATTTGCTGCTTTAATGGGTTCAACAATGAACTTCGCATTCTTATTTAGTGGAACAGTTAGTACAAACGCACAAATGGTATTGTTAACAGTATTCATCCTCGTTGCAGGAGCGAATGCAGGGAAATATGGTTTAGATCGCATCATTTTACCATATATCCGCCGTAAAACAATGAATAAAGAGGAAAAAGCACATAAAGTAACTGTTTAA
- a CDS encoding AAA family ATPase, translating to MNPTNMKQRGKVELKLGIKSSIPHIKQLMGLVTAFWKINNHNAELEYSDEAGDGIVLKQALKDELKTYFGGEISASTIDETQFFDKLDGNPLIKSSLEALVVALELIWKISAVKFTDETIPPSAERTRGGGRRYCKKIVFTKNIDLLDLQIKQNEEEVKIILFNWITGENLNINTDLENDLVKFFTIISEEAVYRIRMDADQNHDVIFQQEGIYSNFSVGDEKVNLKDYRENMGSLRILNSILNQDLNFYLKKVENDAVLREPEFLEDLVEYTKRVNSYLDITNTNTKFIFEHEENNQTQEIDEPQEPGIEQQQIEGDLPYNWIIFGAPGTGKSNHIETARAKFSRYERVTFHPAYTYAQFVGTYKPKPIYKEHGSSPRYSTSKPSKAELTTSQGGADYNDIYNIQNEPYVTYEFVPGPLLRILAEAIHDFEKGIDKDYLLIIEEINRANVASVFGDIFQLLDRKDDTGESEYKINIPEELKEYLRSNDIDTDQLYLPPNFYMWATMNTADQGVFPMDTAFKRRWDFEYIDVDKGEMKIQSYMVDIHPFGEINWNIFRKAVNKRLSGLDVKEDKQLGPFFISIADLKNPKKFERAFKSKLLMYLYEDVFKHGKKNEFFIEEARNYPDGLKLYSQKKNIFAFDLANLMNEISALTVENNAPTEQDNATDTDIETDVDTNMDVDADTERVTETVHLPADEELTLDNSETGGDELENESEEEDSDE from the coding sequence ATGAATCCAACGAATATGAAACAAAGAGGAAAAGTCGAACTAAAACTAGGTATAAAGTCGTCTATACCTCATATTAAACAATTAATGGGTTTAGTAACGGCTTTTTGGAAAATCAATAATCATAATGCTGAATTAGAATATAGCGATGAAGCAGGAGATGGGATTGTCTTAAAACAAGCCCTAAAAGATGAGTTAAAGACATATTTTGGTGGAGAAATAAGTGCAAGCACCATTGATGAAACGCAATTTTTTGATAAGTTGGACGGCAATCCGTTGATTAAATCAAGTCTTGAAGCACTTGTTGTAGCATTAGAATTGATTTGGAAAATTAGTGCTGTGAAATTTACAGATGAAACGATTCCTCCGAGCGCTGAGAGAACTAGGGGAGGTGGAAGAAGGTATTGCAAAAAGATCGTATTTACAAAAAATATTGATTTACTTGATTTACAAATAAAACAGAACGAGGAAGAAGTAAAAATTATTCTTTTTAACTGGATTACAGGAGAAAATTTAAATATTAATACTGATCTGGAGAATGATTTAGTGAAGTTTTTTACTATCATTTCAGAAGAAGCTGTTTATCGTATACGAATGGATGCCGATCAAAATCATGATGTCATTTTCCAACAAGAAGGCATCTATTCAAATTTCTCTGTTGGTGACGAAAAGGTAAATTTAAAAGATTATAGAGAAAATATGGGGAGCCTTAGAATACTAAATTCGATACTAAATCAAGATTTAAATTTTTATTTAAAGAAAGTCGAGAATGATGCGGTTCTAAGAGAACCTGAGTTTCTAGAGGACCTAGTTGAATACACCAAAAGGGTTAACAGCTATCTTGACATAACGAATACTAATACAAAATTCATTTTTGAGCATGAAGAAAATAATCAAACGCAAGAGATAGATGAACCTCAAGAACCAGGTATTGAGCAACAGCAAATAGAAGGTGATCTTCCATATAACTGGATCATTTTTGGTGCACCCGGAACGGGAAAAAGTAATCATATTGAGACTGCGAGGGCTAAATTCAGTAGGTATGAAAGAGTTACGTTCCATCCTGCCTATACATATGCTCAATTTGTTGGAACGTATAAACCTAAACCCATTTATAAAGAGCACGGAAGTTCTCCACGTTACTCGACTAGCAAGCCATCTAAAGCTGAATTAACTACTTCTCAGGGCGGGGCTGATTATAATGATATTTATAACATACAAAATGAACCGTATGTTACCTACGAATTTGTTCCTGGGCCACTTTTGCGAATACTAGCAGAAGCCATCCACGACTTCGAAAAAGGAATTGATAAAGACTATCTATTAATTATTGAGGAAATAAACAGGGCTAATGTAGCAAGTGTGTTTGGTGATATTTTTCAATTATTAGACCGAAAAGACGATACGGGTGAAAGTGAATATAAAATCAATATCCCTGAAGAGTTGAAAGAATACTTACGTTCAAATGACATTGACACCGATCAATTATATCTTCCACCTAACTTTTATATGTGGGCAACTATGAATACTGCTGACCAAGGCGTATTTCCTATGGATACAGCTTTTAAGAGAAGATGGGACTTTGAATACATAGATGTCGATAAAGGTGAAATGAAAATTCAATCCTATATGGTCGATATTCATCCGTTTGGGGAAATCAACTGGAACATCTTTAGAAAAGCCGTAAATAAACGTCTTTCTGGATTAGATGTAAAAGAAGATAAACAGCTTGGTCCATTCTTTATATCTATAGCGGACCTTAAAAATCCAAAAAAATTTGAAAGGGCGTTTAAAAGTAAGCTGTTGATGTATTTATATGAGGATGTTTTTAAGCACGGTAAGAAAAACGAGTTTTTTATTGAGGAAGCCAGAAATTATCCAGATGGTTTAAAACTATATAGTCAGAAAAAGAATATTTTTGCGTTTGATCTAGCAAATTTAATGAATGAAATTTCAGCACTGACTGTTGAAAATAACGCACCTACTGAACAAGACAACGCTACTGATACGGATATAGAAACAGATGTGGACACTAATATGGATGTGGATGCAGATACAGAAAGAGTTACAGAAACTGTGCATCTCCCAGCAGACGAGGAACTAACTCTTGACAATTCAGAAACAGGCGGAGATGAATTAGAAAATGAATCCGAAGAAGAAGATTCGGATGAGTGA
- a CDS encoding LlaJI family restriction endonuclease, translating into MNPKKKIRMSDMMEVIFLKELMPYSKENLVTVLQLSDHKFDRFINALKSKNIVKAEKDYKFNFVGLLQFEDKTIFFIPKYVQREEDYSEVMKQLLQLFHVYSKREKITNDEIESLGSFQHYGHYNLISIIDFLLRDYREYGLYSNEKDAYEWNRNGEINWNRTIEEGTAYILKGSSIYFDYVTNVILNDEEDVIRKIHKYVLSQCTKFLERTGLIGYFTFPSMSFEIELDDLGSIEFILSKIKDELTTQFSDRKQLVLKALYSFISKSGFKGQQDGLVIYGTRSFYHIWEKVCTYLLGDETNKTFREMIDKPIWTDAFGTPSEKDTLEPDILRETTIFGYRTFLILDAKYYKIYFKNGEVKNNPGVEDVTKQYMYELAYKDYFKKHKITHIYNLFLFPHDQLGIIKLGKVSISFLRALQLQDVTLIVLPASELFDYYLKSKKYTSTDFERLITVVKS; encoded by the coding sequence ATGAATCCGAAGAAGAAGATTCGGATGAGTGATATGATGGAAGTCATTTTTCTAAAAGAATTAATGCCATATTCAAAAGAGAATTTGGTAACAGTATTGCAACTATCTGACCATAAATTTGATCGATTTATAAACGCTTTAAAGTCTAAAAATATAGTGAAAGCCGAGAAAGATTACAAATTTAACTTTGTTGGCTTACTACAATTTGAGGATAAAACGATATTTTTTATCCCTAAATATGTTCAGCGTGAAGAAGACTACAGCGAAGTTATGAAACAACTTTTACAATTGTTTCATGTATACTCGAAACGGGAGAAAATTACGAATGATGAAATCGAGTCTCTAGGTAGCTTTCAACATTATGGGCATTATAACTTGATTTCGATCATTGATTTTTTATTAAGAGATTATAGAGAATATGGCTTGTATTCAAATGAAAAAGATGCTTATGAATGGAATCGGAATGGCGAAATCAACTGGAACAGGACTATTGAGGAAGGTACAGCTTATATACTAAAAGGAAGTTCGATTTATTTTGATTATGTGACAAACGTTATACTGAATGATGAGGAAGATGTTATTAGAAAAATTCATAAGTATGTGCTAAGTCAATGTACGAAATTTTTGGAAAGAACAGGTTTGATTGGTTATTTCACATTTCCGAGCATGTCGTTTGAAATTGAACTGGATGATTTGGGTTCAATTGAATTTATTTTAAGTAAGATCAAGGATGAATTAACCACACAGTTTAGCGATCGGAAACAGCTAGTTCTTAAAGCGTTATATTCCTTTATTTCAAAAAGTGGATTTAAGGGCCAACAGGATGGGTTAGTGATTTATGGAACGAGGTCTTTTTATCATATATGGGAAAAGGTTTGTACTTATCTGCTCGGTGATGAGACTAATAAAACATTTAGAGAAATGATAGATAAGCCGATTTGGACAGACGCATTTGGGACTCCATCCGAAAAGGATACGCTTGAACCAGATATATTGAGGGAAACCACAATATTCGGATATAGAACCTTTCTTATTCTTGATGCCAAGTATTACAAAATATACTTTAAAAATGGAGAGGTTAAGAACAATCCTGGGGTGGAGGATGTGACAAAACAATATATGTACGAGCTTGCGTATAAGGATTACTTTAAGAAACATAAGATCACACATATTTATAACCTATTTTTATTTCCTCATGATCAGTTAGGGATCATTAAATTAGGAAAGGTATCTATCAGTTTTCTACGTGCATTACAATTACAGGATGTAACTTTAATTGTTCTGCCAGCATCAGAACTATTTGATTATTATTTAAAAAGTAAAAAGTATACAAGTACTGACTTTGAAAGGTTAATAACCGTTGTGAAAAGTTAA
- a CDS encoding NAD(P)H-dependent oxidoreductase, with protein sequence MNHETKKNEILQAFRFRHATKEFDPTKKISDEDFNFILEAARLSPSSVGYEPWKFVIVQNKELREKLREVAWGAQGQLLTASHFVVVLARTIKDTKYDSSYVKNQMLNVKKIPEDVFEQMKIRYKSFQEHDLHLLESERAIFDWACKQTYLALANMMTAAALIGIDSCPIEGFDFDKVQKVLMDEGLLEDGHLAVSVMAAFGYRIREPRPKTRKDLNDIVQWI encoded by the coding sequence ATGAACCATGAAACCAAAAAAAATGAAATTCTTCAAGCGTTTCGTTTTAGACATGCGACCAAAGAGTTCGATCCCACTAAAAAAATCTCTGATGAGGATTTTAACTTTATTTTAGAAGCTGCAAGACTTTCGCCAAGCTCGGTAGGATATGAACCCTGGAAATTTGTCATTGTTCAAAATAAAGAATTACGAGAAAAATTGCGAGAAGTTGCATGGGGAGCACAGGGGCAGTTGCTAACTGCAAGTCATTTTGTTGTAGTACTTGCAAGAACCATTAAAGATACTAAATATGATTCAAGCTATGTTAAGAATCAAATGTTAAACGTTAAGAAAATTCCAGAAGATGTGTTTGAACAAATGAAAATTAGATATAAAAGTTTCCAAGAGCACGATCTTCACCTTCTAGAAAGTGAACGAGCCATATTTGACTGGGCATGTAAACAAACTTATCTTGCATTAGCAAATATGATGACTGCTGCAGCATTAATTGGAATTGACTCTTGCCCAATTGAGGGCTTCGATTTTGATAAGGTACAAAAGGTGCTAATGGACGAGGGTTTACTAGAGGATGGACATTTGGCGGTTTCTGTCATGGCAGCCTTTGGGTATCGGATAAGAGAGCCACGTCCGAAAACAAGAAAAGATTTGAATGATATCGTGCAGTGGATTTAA